Proteins from a single region of Phalacrocorax carbo chromosome 31 unlocalized genomic scaffold, bPhaCar2.1 SUPER_31_unloc_2, whole genome shotgun sequence:
- the PPP1R14A gene encoding protein phosphatase 1 regulatory subunit 14A, with translation MAANRVGRRQGRGGSPGRPPGTRRPQPPARSPGLQRRPARATVKYNRRELQRRLDTEQWIDGRLEELYRGREGEMPDEVNIDDLLELETDEERAQKLQGILRSCTADTEDFIRELLTQLKGLPKQQVLQRPSPEDPNPPTP, from the exons ATGGCGGCGAACCGCGTGGGGCGgcggcaggggcggggggggtccccgggccgcccccccggcacccggcgcccgcagccccccgcccgcagccccgggcTCCAGCGGCGACCGGCCCGGGCCACCGTCAAGTACAACCGGCGGGAGCTGCAGCGGCGGCTGGACACCGAGCAGTGGATCGACGGGCGGCTCGAGGAGCTCTACCGGGGGCGG GAGGGGGAGATGCCGGATGAGGTGAACATCGACGACCTCCTGGAGCTGGAGACGGACGAGGAACGAGCCCAGAAGCTGCAg GGCATCCTGAGGTCGTGCACCGCCGACACCGAG GATTTCATACGGGAACTCCTCACCCAACTCAAGGGGCTCCCGAAACAACAAGTCCTACAGAGACCCAGCCCGGAggaccccaacccccccactccgtga